Proteins encoded within one genomic window of Bacillus thermozeamaize:
- a CDS encoding MFS transporter permease, whose protein sequence is MMDKNFILLGFVMFLTMTGYGIVLPALPYLADQLHLTSFQMGSLITGWAVAQFISTPFWGRMVDRLGRKPLLLFGLFGFGVAFFSLLFAKSYIQLLLARMIGAFLSSGTQPAVFALVADATDLENRGSAMARMGALNGLGFLCGPAVGGLFSPLGVQAPFVAAGLLAWLTLPFVWLMLREPPRQVALAAGGTFSLWRSMMMVFYPGYRLMFGIILGISVAASSLFGMLGYLLIERFQASLMETGLSFSVLSGVSVAVQFFLMDVMYRHVREEKIALSGLFLNVAGYLLIACSTGVWMAVLGCGFIGVGEAMIRPTIISFLSKHTVMGQGTTMGLQQAADSLGRIVGPLFGGWVFTFLISGPFWISSLICLLLFFLLLQAGPLKSMVPARQPRLHDAGTEVNR, encoded by the coding sequence ATGATGGACAAAAACTTCATACTGCTGGGATTTGTCATGTTTTTGACAATGACTGGTTACGGGATTGTTCTGCCTGCGCTTCCATACCTTGCCGACCAGCTTCACTTGACATCCTTTCAGATGGGGAGTTTGATCACAGGCTGGGCAGTGGCCCAGTTTATCAGCACGCCGTTTTGGGGAAGAATGGTGGATCGGCTGGGGCGAAAGCCGCTGTTGCTTTTTGGTCTCTTTGGTTTTGGCGTGGCTTTTTTTTCGTTGCTGTTTGCCAAGTCATACATTCAACTGTTGCTTGCTCGCATGATCGGTGCCTTTCTTTCTTCCGGAACGCAGCCCGCCGTCTTTGCGCTTGTGGCTGACGCCACGGATTTGGAAAACCGGGGCAGCGCGATGGCCAGAATGGGGGCGTTGAACGGGCTGGGGTTCTTATGCGGGCCGGCGGTGGGCGGCCTGTTTTCGCCGCTTGGAGTGCAGGCGCCCTTTGTGGCGGCCGGACTGCTGGCCTGGCTGACGCTGCCTTTTGTATGGTTGATGTTGCGCGAGCCTCCCAGACAGGTTGCATTGGCAGCAGGCGGAACATTCTCATTGTGGCGTTCGATGATGATGGTGTTTTATCCAGGGTACCGGCTGATGTTCGGCATCATACTTGGAATATCGGTGGCGGCGTCCAGTCTGTTCGGCATGTTGGGGTACCTGCTCATTGAACGCTTTCAGGCATCCTTGATGGAGACCGGTCTGTCGTTCAGCGTGTTGTCCGGGGTATCGGTGGCGGTGCAATTTTTCCTGATGGACGTGATGTACCGGCATGTTCGGGAGGAGAAAATCGCCCTGAGCGGGTTGTTTCTCAATGTCGCGGGTTATCTGCTCATTGCTTGTTCCACAGGGGTGTGGATGGCTGTTCTCGGTTGCGGGTTTATCGGTGTAGGAGAAGCGATGATCCGGCCGACGATTATCTCCTTTCTATCCAAGCATACGGTGATGGGCCAAGGGACGACCATGGGGTTGCAGCAGGCGGCCGACAGCCTGGGAAGGATTGTGGGTCCGCTTTTCGGGGGATGGGTTTTCACCTTCTTGATCTCAGGCCCCTTCTGGATTTCTTCCCTGATCTGCCTGCTCCTGTTTTTCCTGCTGTTACAGGCGGGGCCGCTGAAGTCTATGGTGCCGGCGCGTCAGCCGAGGTTGCATGATGCAGGGACGGAAGTGAACCGCTGA